A portion of the Manihot esculenta cultivar AM560-2 chromosome 2, M.esculenta_v8, whole genome shotgun sequence genome contains these proteins:
- the LOC110609250 gene encoding probable anion transporter 4, chloroplastic isoform X1, with amino-acid sequence MNSSMFLNRPNNIQSFFLFQNHASLKFNLLKVQFPSPFAELPKNNKYYRKVSFPRSSLGVQLRHDSVEFRTKSFSRVRVSSDDSPFGSLGDDSESQAPRFVEFITSERVKVVAMLALALALCNADRVVMSVAIVPLSLSHGWSRSFSGIVQSSFLWGYLISPIAGGTLVDYYGGKIVMGWGVALWSLATFLTPFAAETSLWALMAMRAMLGVAEGVALPCMNNMVARWFPQTERARAVGIAMAGFQLGCAIGLTLSPILMSQGGIFGPFVIFGLSGFLWVLVWLSAISSTPYRSSQISKCELEYIMSKKQKSFPVENNPKPARVIPPFRRLLSKMPTWSLIVANSMHSWGFFVILSWMPIYFNTIFHVDLKQAAWFSAVPWCLMAFMGFLGGMWSDMLIRSGTSVTLTRKIMQTIGFVGPAIALIALTTAKSPSTASAWLTLGVALKAFSHSGFLVNFQEIAPHYTGVLHGISNTAGTLAAIVGTVGAGFFVELVGSFQGFLWLTSLLYFLSALFYIIFSTGESVDFD; translated from the exons ATGAACTCTTCCATGTTTCTTAATCGGCCAAACAACATTCAATCCTTTTTTCTGTTCCAAAACCACGCAAGCCTCAAATTCAATCTTTTAAAGGTTCAATTTCCCTCTCCTTTTGCTGAATTACCTAAGAATAATAAATACTACAGAAAAGTTTCCTTTCCACGAAGCTCTCTGGGAGTTCAACTACGGCATGACTCAGTTGAATTCCGTACAAAATCATTCTCGCGAGTTAGGGTTTCTTCGGATGACTCTCCGTTCGGTTCATTAGGGGATGATAGCGAGTCGCAAGCGCCGCGCTTTGTGGAGTTCATAACATCGGAGAGGGTCAAAGTGGTTGCTATGCTTGCTTTGGCACTCGCGCTTTGTAATGCGGATCGTGTAGTGATGTCTGTGGCGATTGTTCCCTTGTCGCTTAGTCACGGATGGAGCCGATCCTTCTCCGGTATTGTTCAG TCCTCTTTCCTTTGGGGATATCTAATTTCTCCGATAGCTGGAGGGACTTTGGTTGATTATTATGGTGGTAAAATAGTCATGGGATGGGGTGTGGCACTGTGGTCATTAGCTACCTTTCTTACTCCCTTTGCTGCTGAAACTTCCTTATGGGCTTTAATGGCCATGCGAGCTATGCTTGGTGTAGCAGAAGGTGTGGCTCTTCCTTGCATGAACAACATGGTAGCAAG aTGGTTTCCACAGACAGAGCGTGCCAGGGCCGTTGGAATTGCAATGGCTGGTTTTCAGCTTGGATGTGCAATAGGACTGACGCTATCGCCAATTCTCATGTCACAAGGTGGCATTTTTGGGCCATTTGTAATTTTTGGACTCTCTGGATTCCTTTGGGTTTTGGTTTGGTTGTCTGCAATATCAAGTACTCCTTATCGAAGTTCCCAGATTTCAAAATGTGAATTGGAGTACATTATGAGCAAGAAGCAGAAATCTTTTCCAGTGGAGAATAATCCCAAGCCAGCCAGAGTTATCCCACCATTCAGACGATTGTTGTCTAAAATGCCAACATGGTCCCTAATTGTCGCAAATTCGATGCATAGCTGG GGATTTTTTGTTATTCTTTCCTGGATGCCTATATACTTTAACACG ATATTTCATGTTGACCTTAAACAAGCAGCCTGGTTTAGTGCTGTTCCATGGTGTTTGATGGCATTCATGGGATTCCTGGGCGGCATGTGGTCAGACATGTTAATACGGAGTGGTACAAGTGTCACTTTGACTCGCAAGATCATGCAg ACAATCGGTTTTGTTGGTCCTGCGATTGCTCTTATTGCTTTGACTACTGCAAAAAGTCCATCTACTGCATCTGCATGGCTTACTTTAGGTGTTGCACTGAAAGCTTTTAGTCACTCGGGTTTTCTTGTGAACTTTCAG GAGATTGCTCCACATTATACTGGTGTTTTACATG GAATTTCAAATACTGCTGGGACTTTAGCAGCCATTGTGGGAACAGTTGGGGCAGGTTTCTTTGTTGAACTGGTGGGTTCATTCCAAGGATTTCTGTGGCTCACATCGCTCTTATATTTTCTGTCCGCCCTGTTTTACATCATCTTTTCTACTGGAGAAAGTGTGGATTTTGATTAA
- the LOC110609250 gene encoding probable anion transporter 4, chloroplastic isoform X2, whose protein sequence is MAGFQLGCAIGLTLSPILMSQGGIFGPFVIFGLSGFLWVLVWLSAISSTPYRSSQISKCELEYIMSKKQKSFPVENNPKPARVIPPFRRLLSKMPTWSLIVANSMHSWGFFVILSWMPIYFNTIFHVDLKQAAWFSAVPWCLMAFMGFLGGMWSDMLIRSGTSVTLTRKIMQTIGFVGPAIALIALTTAKSPSTASAWLTLGVALKAFSHSGFLVNFQEIAPHYTGVLHGISNTAGTLAAIVGTVGAGFFVELVGSFQGFLWLTSLLYFLSALFYIIFSTGESVDFD, encoded by the exons ATGGCTGGTTTTCAGCTTGGATGTGCAATAGGACTGACGCTATCGCCAATTCTCATGTCACAAGGTGGCATTTTTGGGCCATTTGTAATTTTTGGACTCTCTGGATTCCTTTGGGTTTTGGTTTGGTTGTCTGCAATATCAAGTACTCCTTATCGAAGTTCCCAGATTTCAAAATGTGAATTGGAGTACATTATGAGCAAGAAGCAGAAATCTTTTCCAGTGGAGAATAATCCCAAGCCAGCCAGAGTTATCCCACCATTCAGACGATTGTTGTCTAAAATGCCAACATGGTCCCTAATTGTCGCAAATTCGATGCATAGCTGG GGATTTTTTGTTATTCTTTCCTGGATGCCTATATACTTTAACACG ATATTTCATGTTGACCTTAAACAAGCAGCCTGGTTTAGTGCTGTTCCATGGTGTTTGATGGCATTCATGGGATTCCTGGGCGGCATGTGGTCAGACATGTTAATACGGAGTGGTACAAGTGTCACTTTGACTCGCAAGATCATGCAg ACAATCGGTTTTGTTGGTCCTGCGATTGCTCTTATTGCTTTGACTACTGCAAAAAGTCCATCTACTGCATCTGCATGGCTTACTTTAGGTGTTGCACTGAAAGCTTTTAGTCACTCGGGTTTTCTTGTGAACTTTCAG GAGATTGCTCCACATTATACTGGTGTTTTACATG GAATTTCAAATACTGCTGGGACTTTAGCAGCCATTGTGGGAACAGTTGGGGCAGGTTTCTTTGTTGAACTGGTGGGTTCATTCCAAGGATTTCTGTGGCTCACATCGCTCTTATATTTTCTGTCCGCCCTGTTTTACATCATCTTTTCTACTGGAGAAAGTGTGGATTTTGATTAA
- the LOC110609251 gene encoding protein ROOT PRIMORDIUM DEFECTIVE 1, whose protein sequence is MMLFEPFRLQIILQVKIHSIPLTRSLPEIPFGPFNSFVQKRWRKPADTAQTRLENRTRDSKLDKLTTDLKKLKNIIKIHALMSSRKRGPYVSIQLMSRWKNIIGLNLSVGAFVQKYPHVFEVFKHPVRRNLCCRIAKKLSDLISEEENIIKDCELESVRRVKKLLLMSRSGILHVHALGLIRRELGLPEDFRDSILRKYKDHFRLVDLETVELVNRAEDLGIAEIEKWREKEYKEKWLSEFEIKFAFPINFPTGFKIEGGLREKMKNWQRLPYLKPYETKEAVKVRSCGGVERYEKQAIAIIHEFLSLTVEKMVEVERLAHFRKDFGMLVNVRELLLKHPGIFYISTKGGAHTLFLREAYVKGCLISPNSISIVRRKMLDLVLLGSRNTRELQPQEEVKKESNTLVSLAHDGGTASGNWIIPILESLDSGSDNDIIATAEEGFDG, encoded by the coding sequence ATGATGCTGTTTGAACCTTTTCGCCTTCAAATAATACTTCAAGTCAAAATCCATTCTATTCCATTGACTAGAAGCTTACCCGAAATCCCATTTGGTCCATTCAATTCATTTGTCCAAAAAAGATGGAGAAAACCTGCAGATACCGCCCAAACCCGCTTGGAGAACCGAACAAGAGACTCTAAACTAGACAAACTCACTACTGACCTCAAGAAACTCAAAAACATAATCAAAATACACGCACTAATGTCCAGCAGAAAACGCGGCCCTTATGTCTCCATACAATTGATGTCCCGATGGAAAAACATTATCGGATTGAACTTGAGTGTGGGTGCATTTGTCCAGAAATACCCTCACGTGTTTGAGGTATTTAAGCACCCTGTTAGGAGAAATCTATGTTGTAGAATCGCAAAGAAACTGAGTGATTTGATTAGTGAAGAAGAGAATATTATTAAGGACTGTGAATTGGAATCCGTGAGGAGAGTAAAGAAGTTGTTGTTGATGTCCAGAAGTGGGATTCTTCACGTTCATGCTTTGGGGTTGATTAGGAGAGAATTGGGTTTGCCAGAAGATTTTAGGGACTCAATTTTACGCAAGTATAAAGATCATTTTAGGTTAGTTGATTTGGAAACTGTGGAACTAGTGAACCGAGCTGAGGATTTGGGAATAGCTGAAATtgaaaaatggagagagaaggaATATAAGGAGAAGTGGTTGAGTGAGTTTGAGATTAAATTTGCCTTTCCCATTAATTTTCCCACTGGGTTTAAGATTGAGGGAGGGTTgagagagaaaatgaagaattgGCAAAGGCTTCCTTATTTGAAACCCTATGAGACAAAGGAGGCTGTTAAGGTGCGTTCTTGTGGAGGGGTAGAGCGGTATGAGAAGCAGGCAATTGCAATAATTCATGAGTTCTTGAGCTTAACTGTGGAGAAGATGGTTGAGGTTGAACGATTGGCACATTTTAGAAAGGATTTTGGTATGTTAGTAAATGTGAGAGAATTGCTTTTGAAACATCCTGGGATTTTCTACATATCAACAAAGGGAGGTGCACATACTTTGTTTCTTAGAGAAGCATATGTCAAAGGGTGTTTGATATCACCAAACTCTATTTCTATTGTTCGGAGGAAAATGTTAGACCTTGTCTTACTTGGTTCTCGAAATACAAGAGAGTTGCAACCTCAAGAGGAAGTGAAGAAGGAAAGTAACACTTTGGTTTCTTTAGCACATGATGGAGGTACAGCAAGTGGAAATTGGATTATCCCAATTCTTGAGAGTTTAGACAGTGGAAGTGACAATGATATAATTGCTACAGCTGAGGAAGGTTTTGATGGATAA